In a genomic window of Cyanobacteria bacterium FACHB-DQ100:
- a CDS encoding paraslipin, translating to MLEIIGAFCLILLGGVIGSIRVIEQGDQAIVQRLGRYERTLNPGPNVVIPFLDTVLVETVREQLLDIDPQRAFTKDNVPIEVDAIVSWQILDLQKAYYAVEDLQESLKQIVISTLRNEIGLLTLEQLFSSSAAINKALLRELDQSTANWGVKVIRVEVQEFQISQALRESLEKERAAKAEKAAELTRTQGTVESIQQLAQALQGQMNAEDVLRYLVAKDYVSASMEIGKSDNSKIVFMDPRALSEAVTELMGQVEEPRNRGNLDGEA from the coding sequence ATGCTTGAAATTATTGGTGCATTCTGTCTGATTCTGTTAGGCGGTGTGATTGGCTCAATCCGCGTCATTGAGCAAGGTGATCAAGCGATCGTGCAGCGACTTGGAAGATATGAACGTACCCTCAATCCAGGGCCGAATGTGGTCATTCCGTTTCTAGATACGGTATTAGTGGAAACGGTGCGGGAGCAACTTTTAGACATCGATCCCCAGCGGGCATTTACCAAAGACAATGTGCCGATCGAAGTCGACGCGATCGTATCGTGGCAGATTCTCGATTTGCAGAAGGCTTATTATGCGGTCGAAGATCTGCAAGAGTCGCTGAAGCAGATTGTGATCTCAACTTTGCGGAACGAGATTGGGCTGCTGACACTAGAACAACTCTTTTCTTCTTCAGCCGCGATTAATAAAGCACTATTGCGCGAGTTAGATCAGTCCACTGCAAACTGGGGCGTGAAGGTAATTCGCGTTGAGGTGCAAGAGTTTCAGATTTCGCAAGCACTGCGGGAGTCGTTAGAGAAAGAGCGGGCAGCAAAGGCAGAAAAGGCAGCCGAACTGACTCGTACTCAAGGAACGGTCGAATCGATTCAGCAGCTCGCTCAGGCGCTCCAGGGACAAATGAATGCAGAAGATGTACTCCGCTATCTGGTAGCAAAGGATTATGTCTCAGCAAGTATGGAAATCGGTAAGAGCGATAACTCTAAAATTGTGTTTATGGATCCACGCGCATTGAGTGAAGCGGTGACCGAGCTAATGGGACAAGTTGAAGAACCTCGCAATCGTGGCAATCTCGACGGTGAGGCTTAG
- the folP gene encoding dihydropteroate synthase has translation MQAWELSRTTLSWGQKTYIMGVLNVTPDSFSDGGQFNSLQSAIAQAEQMVKDGADILDIGGQSTRPNADEVSLQEELDRVLPIIEAIRQRFEIPISVDTTRSQVAKAAIAVGADMINDISGAVFDAEMLTTVGKLGVPIILMHMRGTPKTMQSLTEYDNLVQEICDFLQERIQSAIAQGITQIMIDPGIGFAKKYDQNLEILRRLQDFKSLNCPILVGASRKSFIGQILDQPDPKQRAWGTAAACVSAIANGADVVRVHDVAEMRDACRVADAIWRNS, from the coding sequence ATGCAAGCTTGGGAACTATCGCGCACGACGTTGAGTTGGGGACAGAAAACCTACATTATGGGTGTTTTGAATGTGACACCCGATAGCTTTAGCGACGGCGGACAGTTTAATTCGCTCCAGAGCGCGATCGCTCAAGCTGAGCAAATGGTCAAAGACGGTGCAGACATTCTCGATATTGGTGGACAATCTACTCGTCCAAACGCTGACGAAGTTTCATTGCAAGAAGAACTTGATCGCGTACTGCCCATTATCGAGGCAATTCGTCAGCGATTTGAGATTCCAATTTCAGTCGATACCACGCGATCACAGGTGGCAAAAGCCGCGATCGCAGTGGGAGCAGATATGATCAACGATATTTCCGGTGCAGTCTTCGATGCAGAAATGCTTACAACCGTTGGCAAATTAGGAGTTCCAATCATTTTGATGCACATGCGAGGAACACCGAAAACCATGCAGTCGTTAACCGAGTATGACAATCTCGTTCAAGAGATTTGTGATTTCTTACAGGAACGCATCCAAAGCGCGATCGCACAGGGAATTACCCAGATCATGATTGATCCAGGAATTGGATTTGCGAAAAAATATGATCAAAATTTGGAAATTCTGCGGCGATTACAAGACTTTAAATCTTTGAATTGTCCGATTTTAGTCGGAGCCTCGCGCAAAAGCTTTATCGGACAGATTCTCGATCAGCCTGATCCGAAACAGCGAGCTTGGGGAACGGCTGCCGCCTGTGTCAGCGCGATCGCCAATGGAGCCGATGTTGTTCGCGTTCACGATGTTGCAGAAATGCGCGATGCTTGTCGCGTTGCTGATGCGATTTGGCGAAATTCCTAA